One stretch of Prunus persica cultivar Lovell chromosome G1, Prunus_persica_NCBIv2, whole genome shotgun sequence DNA includes these proteins:
- the LOC18788566 gene encoding uncharacterized protein LOC18788566 yields the protein MNEIGSARAKPWNIYTSSDSSPSQAGIDRQVQWKSSGTSMNAISFGFVATAILISMFLIMAIFEHLFKPSPSFSTPESATHGSLESGTFKKHGIPQTVSTSYAPDFSVLMPGQQYPTYLAQPAPLPSCSREGICWPSHEHKLVLP from the exons ATGAATGAGATTGGTTCTGCAAGAGCAAAACCATGGAACATATATACAAGTTCAGACTCAAGCCCGTCTCAAGCAGGAATTGATCGGCAAGTGCAATGGAAAAGCTCTGGGACATCCATGAATGCCATTTCTTTTGGATTTGTTGCCACAGCTATCTTGATATCTATGTTTCTTATCATGGCCATCTTTGAACATTTGTTCAAGCCAAGTCCTTCCTTTTCCACACCTGAAAGCGCAACTCATGGTTCTCTAGAGTCTGGCACTTTTAAGAAGCATGGAATTCCACAAACT GTTTCGACATCTTATGCACCTGATTTCTCAGTATTGATGCCAGGACAGCAGTATCCTACCTACCTTGCCCAGCCTGCTCCTCTCCCCTCCTGCTCTAGGGAAGGGATTTGTTGGCCTTCCCATGAACATAAATTGGTACTTCCTTAG
- the LOC18791134 gene encoding MACPF domain-containing protein At4g24290 isoform X2 has product MALKVPAPKAAEIAIASIGHGYDISIDLRLKYCKGESYTSRLIEIDDDGGREIVLPGGITIPNVPKSIKCDKGERTRFRSDVLSFQQMSEQFNQEISLTGKIPSGLFNSMFEFSGCWQKDAANTKTLAFDGVFITLYTVALEKSQMVLLDNVKKAVPSSWEPAALARFIETFGTHIVVGVKMGGKDVIYMKQQHSSTLQPADIQKKLKDMADKRFLDANGQYGMPSEQVYKNDRFEIREQTLRFADTSPSSSYSRKEDVVSICKRRGGIDTRNLSHNEWLQTVQFEPDVIAMSFIPITSLLNGVPGSGFLSHAINLYLRYKPPIEELHQFLEFQLPRQWAPVFSELPLGPQRKQQSNASLQFSLMGPKLYVNTSLVDVGKRPVTGLRLYLEGKRSNRLAIHLQHLSSLPKIFQLEDDPNGNFRRDSYDRKYYEKVQWKNFSHVCTAPVESDEDLSIVTGAQLQVENYGIKNILFLRLRFSTVFGATVVKHPEWDGSPGLAHKSGLISTLISHHFTTVQKPPPRPADVNINSAVYPGGPPVPIQAPKLRKFVDTTEMTRGPQETPGYWVVSGARLVVEKGRISLRVKYSLLTVILPDEELEGH; this is encoded by the exons ATGGCGCTTAAGGTTCCAGCTCCAAAAGCTGCTGAGATTGCGATTGCATCAATTGGGCATGGATATGATATATCCATCGATTTAAGGCTCAAGTACTGCAAAGGAGAGTCGTACACTTCTCGATTGATTGAAATCGATGACGATGGGGGTCGTGAGATTGTTCTTCCAGGTGGGATTACAATCCCCAATGTTCCCAAATCAATAAAATGCGATAAAGGAGAGCGCACACGCTTCAGGTCCGATGTTCTCTCTTTCCAACAG ATGTCAGAGCAGTTCAACCAGGAAATTTCATTGACTGGAAAAATACCCTCAGGTCTTTTCAATTCTATGTTTGAATTCTCAGGCTGTTGGCAGAAAGATGCAGCTAACACTAAGACCCTTGCTTTCGATGGGGTGTTCATCACTCTCTATACTGTTGCACTGGAAAAATCTCAGATGGTACTACTTGATAACGTTAAAAAGGCAGTCCCATCATCATGGGAACCTGCTGCATTAGCAAG GTTTATAGAGACATTTGGAACCCATATTGTTGTTGGTGTGAAGATGGGAGGGAAGGatgttatatatatgaagcaGCAGCATTCTTCAACTCTTCAACCAGCCGATATacagaaaaaattaaaggatatGGCAGATAAAAGGTTTTTAGATGCAAATGGTCAGTATGGTATGCCTTCGGAACAAGTTTACAAGAATGACAGG tTTGAAATCAGGGAGCAGACGTTGCGCTTTGCAGATACTAGTCCATCAAGTTCTTATTCACGCAAGGAA GATGTTGTAAGCATTTGCAAGAGGAGAGGTGGAATTGATACGAGAAATCTATCCCATAATGAATGGTTACAAACTGTTCAGTTTGAACCTGATGTAATTGCGATGTCATTTATACCAATTACCTCTCTGCTGAATGGAGTTCCAGGGAGTGGATTCTTGAGCCATGCCATAAATCTTTATTTACGAT ATAAACCACCAATTGAAGAGCTCCATCAGTTTTTGGAATTCCAGCTGCCAAGGCAGTGGGCACCAGTTTTTAGTGAACTTCCTCTTGGTCCACAGCGGAAACAACAAAGCAATGCATCTCTACAGTTTAGCTTAATGGGGCCTAAACTTTACGTTAACACCAGTCTG GTTGACGTAGGAAAGAGGCCAGTGACTGGTCTGCGGCTGTACCTAGAAGGCAAAAGAAGCAACCGTTTGGCCATCCACTTACAACACCTGTCCTCTCTTCCAAAAATCTTCCAACTCGAAGATGATCCAAATGGAAACTTCCGTCGTGATTCCTATGATCGTAAATACTACGAGAAAGTCCAATGGAAGAACTTCTCTCATGTCTGCACTGCGCCTGTGGAGTCTGATGAGGATCTTTCAATAGTAACTGGAGCCCAGTTACAGGTTGAGAATTATGGAATAAAGAATATCCTCTTCTTGAGACTCCGGTTTTCTACTGTTTTCGGGGCTACAGTTGTAAAGCATCCTGAATGGGATGGATCACCAGGTTTGGCACATAAATCTGGACTCATATCAACACTAATCAGCCATCATTTTACAACAGTTCAGAAGCCACCTCCGCGGCCAGCAGATGTGAACATAAATTCTGCTGTTTACCCTGGGGGTCCTCCGGTTCCCATCCAAGCTCCAAAGCTTCGGAAATTTGTTGATACAACAGAGATGACAAGAGGGCCACAAGAGACTCCAGGTTATTGGGTTGTCTCTGGGGCAAGGCTAGTGGTTGAGAAGGGCAGGATTTCACTCCGTGTGAAGTATTCTTTATTGACCGTGATATTACCTGATGAAGAGTTGGAGGGACATTAG
- the LOC18791134 gene encoding MACPF domain-containing protein At4g24290 isoform X1, with the protein MALKVPAPKAAEIAIASIGHGYDISIDLRLKYCKGESYTSRLIEIDDDGGREIVLPGGITIPNVPKSIKCDKGERTRFRSDVLSFQQMSEQFNQEISLTGKIPSGLFNSMFEFSGCWQKDAANTKTLAFDGVFITLYTVALEKSQMVLLDNVKKAVPSSWEPAALARFIETFGTHIVVGVKMGGKDVIYMKQQHSSTLQPADIQKKLKDMADKRFLDANGQYGMPSEQVYKNDRVRNASMFEIREQTLRFADTSPSSSYSRKEDVVSICKRRGGIDTRNLSHNEWLQTVQFEPDVIAMSFIPITSLLNGVPGSGFLSHAINLYLRYKPPIEELHQFLEFQLPRQWAPVFSELPLGPQRKQQSNASLQFSLMGPKLYVNTSLVDVGKRPVTGLRLYLEGKRSNRLAIHLQHLSSLPKIFQLEDDPNGNFRRDSYDRKYYEKVQWKNFSHVCTAPVESDEDLSIVTGAQLQVENYGIKNILFLRLRFSTVFGATVVKHPEWDGSPGLAHKSGLISTLISHHFTTVQKPPPRPADVNINSAVYPGGPPVPIQAPKLRKFVDTTEMTRGPQETPGYWVVSGARLVVEKGRISLRVKYSLLTVILPDEELEGH; encoded by the exons ATGGCGCTTAAGGTTCCAGCTCCAAAAGCTGCTGAGATTGCGATTGCATCAATTGGGCATGGATATGATATATCCATCGATTTAAGGCTCAAGTACTGCAAAGGAGAGTCGTACACTTCTCGATTGATTGAAATCGATGACGATGGGGGTCGTGAGATTGTTCTTCCAGGTGGGATTACAATCCCCAATGTTCCCAAATCAATAAAATGCGATAAAGGAGAGCGCACACGCTTCAGGTCCGATGTTCTCTCTTTCCAACAG ATGTCAGAGCAGTTCAACCAGGAAATTTCATTGACTGGAAAAATACCCTCAGGTCTTTTCAATTCTATGTTTGAATTCTCAGGCTGTTGGCAGAAAGATGCAGCTAACACTAAGACCCTTGCTTTCGATGGGGTGTTCATCACTCTCTATACTGTTGCACTGGAAAAATCTCAGATGGTACTACTTGATAACGTTAAAAAGGCAGTCCCATCATCATGGGAACCTGCTGCATTAGCAAG GTTTATAGAGACATTTGGAACCCATATTGTTGTTGGTGTGAAGATGGGAGGGAAGGatgttatatatatgaagcaGCAGCATTCTTCAACTCTTCAACCAGCCGATATacagaaaaaattaaaggatatGGCAGATAAAAGGTTTTTAGATGCAAATGGTCAGTATGGTATGCCTTCGGAACAAGTTTACAAGAATGACAGGGTTCGTAACGCATCTATG tTTGAAATCAGGGAGCAGACGTTGCGCTTTGCAGATACTAGTCCATCAAGTTCTTATTCACGCAAGGAA GATGTTGTAAGCATTTGCAAGAGGAGAGGTGGAATTGATACGAGAAATCTATCCCATAATGAATGGTTACAAACTGTTCAGTTTGAACCTGATGTAATTGCGATGTCATTTATACCAATTACCTCTCTGCTGAATGGAGTTCCAGGGAGTGGATTCTTGAGCCATGCCATAAATCTTTATTTACGAT ATAAACCACCAATTGAAGAGCTCCATCAGTTTTTGGAATTCCAGCTGCCAAGGCAGTGGGCACCAGTTTTTAGTGAACTTCCTCTTGGTCCACAGCGGAAACAACAAAGCAATGCATCTCTACAGTTTAGCTTAATGGGGCCTAAACTTTACGTTAACACCAGTCTG GTTGACGTAGGAAAGAGGCCAGTGACTGGTCTGCGGCTGTACCTAGAAGGCAAAAGAAGCAACCGTTTGGCCATCCACTTACAACACCTGTCCTCTCTTCCAAAAATCTTCCAACTCGAAGATGATCCAAATGGAAACTTCCGTCGTGATTCCTATGATCGTAAATACTACGAGAAAGTCCAATGGAAGAACTTCTCTCATGTCTGCACTGCGCCTGTGGAGTCTGATGAGGATCTTTCAATAGTAACTGGAGCCCAGTTACAGGTTGAGAATTATGGAATAAAGAATATCCTCTTCTTGAGACTCCGGTTTTCTACTGTTTTCGGGGCTACAGTTGTAAAGCATCCTGAATGGGATGGATCACCAGGTTTGGCACATAAATCTGGACTCATATCAACACTAATCAGCCATCATTTTACAACAGTTCAGAAGCCACCTCCGCGGCCAGCAGATGTGAACATAAATTCTGCTGTTTACCCTGGGGGTCCTCCGGTTCCCATCCAAGCTCCAAAGCTTCGGAAATTTGTTGATACAACAGAGATGACAAGAGGGCCACAAGAGACTCCAGGTTATTGGGTTGTCTCTGGGGCAAGGCTAGTGGTTGAGAAGGGCAGGATTTCACTCCGTGTGAAGTATTCTTTATTGACCGTGATATTACCTGATGAAGAGTTGGAGGGACATTAG
- the LOC18788624 gene encoding uncharacterized protein LOC18788624 — MDKYSKIMRHSQNSRSIDFSDLVSFSPTQKSNTTTNPTKKTQETNLQIKKNSTTQDQKGDEDDEQQGNSVGESFGSVVALKRNNSISSSSSLAASGFQSAFKGAFSMRRSSSVSERYCRIHDQSTTTLTSSPIDDDEDQAAAWGTTRSMKKKHKGGKILKACKRFFGL, encoded by the coding sequence atGGATAAATATTCCAAGATCATGAGGCACTCCCAAAACTCAAGATCCATAGACTTTTCAGATCTTGTATCATTTTCCCCAACTCAAAAATCCAACACCACCACAAACCCCACCAAGAAAACCCAAGAAACCAATCTCCAGATCAAGAAAAACAGCACAACCCAAGATCAGAAaggagatgaagatgatgaacaaCAAGGCAATAGTGTTGGAGAGAGCTTTGGTAGTGTGGTGGCGTTGAAAAGGAACAATtccatctcttcttcttcttctttagctGCTTCTGGATTTCAGTCTGCATTCAAAGGAGCATTCTCAATGAGAAGATCTTCTTCAGTGTCAGAGAGGTATTGCAGGATCCATGACCAATCTACAACAACATTAACATCATCACccattgatgatgatgaagatcaAGCTGCTGCTTGGGGGACAACAAGATCTATGAAGAAAAAGCACAAAGGAGGCAAGATCCTTAAAGCCTGTAAGCGCTTTTTTGGACTGTAG
- the LOC18792730 gene encoding autophagy protein 5 isoform X1 produces the protein MDMEAQRYVWDGAIPLQIHLHESDVATLPAPPPALILAPRIGYLPLLASHLKPHFSSALPPRLDTIWFEYKGLPLKWYIPTGVLFDLLCAEPERPWNLTVHFTGYPGNILIPCEGEDSVKWSFINSLKEAAYIINGNCKNVMNMSQPDQKKNKYLLMELQLQSQEASKSCKYDGGSQSSLGNLEPYRRVSTKLKLGTVGDEYAAKLNLSGETDFSGQVKAGRVPVRLYVWSVSEDFEDLEDAPQIDSWDKVSYINRPVEIQGGEGGRCFTLHDAVKSLLPEYFLDKSLTNEESLTVGDEHEQRVSSEDASSDRKAEEEVENSSEHITSCYQHDDAAIKLVRIQGIHPKLEIPFSWVANNLMNPEHFLHICVYLKVPQANTMS, from the exons atggaTATGGAAGCACAGAGGTACGTATGGGACGGAGCAATTCCTTTGCAGATTCATCTCCATGAATCCGACGTCGCCACTCTCCCTGCTCCCCCACCAGCCCTG ATCTTAGCACCTCGAATTGGGTACCTACCATTGTTAGCATCGCATCTAAAACCTCACTTCAGTAGTGCACTTCCTCCTCGGCTAGATACTATTTGGTTTGAGTACAAAGGTTTGCCCTTGAAATG GTATATACCAACAGGAGTTCTATTTGATCTTCTATGTGCAGAACCAGAAAGGCCTTGGAATCTGACG GTGCATTTTACAGGATATCCGGGGAACATATTGATTCCTTGTGAAGGTGAAGATAGCGTAAAGTGGAGCTTTATTAATTCATTGAAAGAG GctgcatatataattaatggGAATTGCAAGAATGTGATGAACATGTCTCAACCTGATCAG aagaagaacaaatacCTATTAATGGAGCTTCAGCTGCAAAGCCAAGAAGCAAGTAAATCATGTAAATATGATGGCGGTTCTCAATCATCTCTAG GTAATTTGGAACCCTACCGACGGGTGTCTACTAAACTTAAGCTTGGGACAGTTGGGGATGAATATGCAGCAAAGTTGAATTTAAGTGGTGAAACTGATTTTTCTGGACAAGTGAAGGCAG GCCGAGTTCCAGTTCGCTTATACGTTTGGAGTGTCAGTGAGGACTTTGAAGATTTAGAAGATGCACCTCAAATTGATAGTTGGGATAAAGTCTCTTACATAAACCGGCCTGTTGAGATAcaaggaggagaaggag GTAGATGCTTCACTTTACATGATGCAGTGAAAAGCCTTCTGCCAGAGTATTTTCTTGACAAATCCTTGACCAATGAAGAATCATTGACTGTAGGTGATGAGCATGAACAAAGAGTTTCCTCAGAAGATGCAAGCAGCGATAGAAAGGCCGAAGAGGAAGTAGAAAACTCAAGCGAACATATCACGTCTTGCTATCAACATGATGATGCTGCAATCAAGCTAGTTCGTATCCAAGGTATTCATCCGAAATTGGAGATACCATTTTCTTGGGTGGCAAACAACTTAATGAACCCTGAGCACTTTCTTCATATCTGTGTGTATTTGAAAGTTCCACAAGccaataccatgtcatag
- the LOC18792730 gene encoding autophagy protein 5 isoform X2: MDMEAQRYVWDGAIPLQIHLHESDVATLPAPPPALILAPRIGYLPLLASHLKPHFSSALPPRLDTIWFEYKGLPLKWYIPTGVLFDLLCAEPERPWNLTVHFTGYPGNILIPCEGEDSVKWSFINSLKEAAYIINGNCKNVMNMSQPDQVELWRSVLNGNLEPYRRVSTKLKLGTVGDEYAAKLNLSGETDFSGQVKAGRVPVRLYVWSVSEDFEDLEDAPQIDSWDKVSYINRPVEIQGGEGGRCFTLHDAVKSLLPEYFLDKSLTNEESLTVGDEHEQRVSSEDASSDRKAEEEVENSSEHITSCYQHDDAAIKLVRIQGIHPKLEIPFSWVANNLMNPEHFLHICVYLKVPQANTMS, from the exons atggaTATGGAAGCACAGAGGTACGTATGGGACGGAGCAATTCCTTTGCAGATTCATCTCCATGAATCCGACGTCGCCACTCTCCCTGCTCCCCCACCAGCCCTG ATCTTAGCACCTCGAATTGGGTACCTACCATTGTTAGCATCGCATCTAAAACCTCACTTCAGTAGTGCACTTCCTCCTCGGCTAGATACTATTTGGTTTGAGTACAAAGGTTTGCCCTTGAAATG GTATATACCAACAGGAGTTCTATTTGATCTTCTATGTGCAGAACCAGAAAGGCCTTGGAATCTGACG GTGCATTTTACAGGATATCCGGGGAACATATTGATTCCTTGTGAAGGTGAAGATAGCGTAAAGTGGAGCTTTATTAATTCATTGAAAGAG GctgcatatataattaatggGAATTGCAAGAATGTGATGAACATGTCTCAACCTGATCAGGTGGAGCTCTGGCGCTCTGTCTTAAATG GTAATTTGGAACCCTACCGACGGGTGTCTACTAAACTTAAGCTTGGGACAGTTGGGGATGAATATGCAGCAAAGTTGAATTTAAGTGGTGAAACTGATTTTTCTGGACAAGTGAAGGCAG GCCGAGTTCCAGTTCGCTTATACGTTTGGAGTGTCAGTGAGGACTTTGAAGATTTAGAAGATGCACCTCAAATTGATAGTTGGGATAAAGTCTCTTACATAAACCGGCCTGTTGAGATAcaaggaggagaaggag GTAGATGCTTCACTTTACATGATGCAGTGAAAAGCCTTCTGCCAGAGTATTTTCTTGACAAATCCTTGACCAATGAAGAATCATTGACTGTAGGTGATGAGCATGAACAAAGAGTTTCCTCAGAAGATGCAAGCAGCGATAGAAAGGCCGAAGAGGAAGTAGAAAACTCAAGCGAACATATCACGTCTTGCTATCAACATGATGATGCTGCAATCAAGCTAGTTCGTATCCAAGGTATTCATCCGAAATTGGAGATACCATTTTCTTGGGTGGCAAACAACTTAATGAACCCTGAGCACTTTCTTCATATCTGTGTGTATTTGAAAGTTCCACAAGccaataccatgtcatag
- the LOC18792367 gene encoding uncharacterized protein LOC18792367 yields the protein MAGEVGGAGGESGTSSPKSRVKFLCSHGGKILPRPADGQLKYVGGETRVVSLSRDISFSELMKKLSSLFDGDMVLKYQLMTEDLDALVSVKSNEDLKHMLDEYNRLENEGSSRLRTFLFPSKPIMIENQTAALEHQMMEQRYIDAINGIVRLWPKMQPQQQMILAPNMIIGSSPMASMSISSACSSPKSASQEQQLLLADMSMPAHRITVSPPMQKVHSSPSICSSSFNIQQTYQNHAQGRHPYLNNLQHHHANQSSFSARAHHRGIRTPPPLLSPGRLSPGRSESGTGRSSLMGTTSTAHVQNHYNNNHHHHHAASGNSSPRSMSSHHRVSGGGGGYYSKCCYHDECPPYACNRAESLPRSPR from the exons ATGGCGGGTGAAGTTGGCGGTGCTGGTGGTGAAAGCGGCACGTCGTCACCCAAGAGCAGGGTGAAGTTCTTGTGCAGCCATGGTGGGAAAATCCTTCCCAGACCCGCCGACGGCCAACTCAAGTACGTCGGCGGCGAGACTCGCGTCGTCTCCTTGTCCCGCGACATTTCCTTCTCCG AGTTGATGAAGAAGCTGAGCTCGTTGTTTGATGGGGACATGGTGTTGAAGTACCAGCTAATGACAGAAGACCTGGACGCCTTGGTCTCCGTGAAAAGCAACGAAGATCTAAAGCACATGCTGGACGAATACAATAGGCTTGAGAACGAAGGGAGCTCGAGGCTAAGAACCTTTTTGTTCCCCTCAAAGCCGATCATGATCGAGAACCAAACGGCGGCGTTGGAACACCAAATGATGGAGCAGCGTTACATCGACGCCATCAATGGCATCGTCCGGTTGTGGCCAAAGATGCAACCCCAGCAGCAGATGATTCTCGCTCCTAACATGATCATTGGAAGTAGCCCCATGGCCAGCATGAGTATATCCTCAGCATGTTCGTCTCCGAAATCAGCTTCCCAGGAACAACAGTTGTTGTTGGCGGACATGAGCATGCCGGCTCATAGGATCACGGTGTCGCCTCCGATGCAGAAAGTGCATAGCTCTCCTAGTATTTGCAGCAGCAGCTTTAATATTCAACAGACGTACCAAAACCATGCCCAGGGGCGTCACCCTTACCTTAATAATTTGCAGCACCATCATGCCAACCAATCTTCATTTAGTGCAAGAGCACACCACAGAGGGATTAGGACTCCGCCGCCTTTGTTGTCACCGGGTAGGTTGTCGCCGGGTAGGTCTGAGTCCGGGACTGGGAGGAGCTCGTTGATGGGTACAACTAGTACTGCCCACGTCCAAAACCATTACAacaacaaccaccaccaccaccacgcTGCTAGTGGTAATAGTAGTCCTAGATCAATGTCATCTCACCACCGAGTAAGTGGAGGCGGCGGAGGGTATTATAGTAAGTGCTGCTATCACGACGAATGTCCACCCTATGCTTGTAACAGGGCTGAGAGTCTTCCTCGAAGTCCTAGATAG